One window from the genome of Epinephelus moara isolate mb chromosome 5, YSFRI_EMoa_1.0, whole genome shotgun sequence encodes:
- the snrpb2 gene encoding U2 small nuclear ribonucleoprotein B'' yields the protein MDIRPNHTIYINNINDKVKKEEMKRSLYALFSQFGQIIDIVAMKTMKMRGQAFVVFKELAAATNALRQLQGFPFYNKPMRIQYAKTDSEVIAKVKGTYGDKEKKKDKKKKAQEQPAVSLMKKPAAASAAPVHSAAVQVPDNPPNYILFLNNLPEETNEMMLSMLFNQFPGFKEVRLVPGKHDIAFVEFESDTQAGVAKDALQGFRITATCAMKITYAKK from the exons ATGGATATCCGGCCAAACCACACAATTTACATCAACAATATAAATGATAAAGTCAAGAAAGAAG AGATGAAGCGTTCGCTCTACGCGCTCTTCTCTCAGTTCGGTCAGATAATTGACATCGTGGCGATGAAGACCATGAAGATGAGAGGACAGGCTTTTGTTGTCTTCAAAGAGCTCGCTGCCGCCACCAACGCACTGAGGCAACTGCAGGGCTTTCCTTTCTACAACAAGCCCATG AGGATACAGTACGCAAAGACCGACTCTGAGGTCATTGCCAAGGTGAAAGGCACGTACGGTgacaaggagaaaaagaaagataagAAGAAGAAAGCTCAGGAGCAGCCGGCAGTTAGCCTAATGAAGAAGCCAGCAGCG GCTTCAGCAGCACCTGTGCACTCCGCTGCAGTACAG GTGCCAGACAACCCACCAAACTACATCCTGTTCCTCAACAACCTGCCTGAAGAGACCAATGAGATGATGCTCTCCATGCTGTTCAACCA GTTTCCTGGATTCAAAGAGGTGCGGCTCGTCCCGGGGAAACACGACATCGCCTTTGTGGAGTTTGAAAGCGACACGCAGGCGGGCGTTGCTAAAGACGCACTGCAGGGCTTCAGAATCACAGCGACCTGCGCCATGAAGATCACCTACGCCAAGAAGTAG